In the Candidatus Delongbacteria bacterium genome, AGGTCCTGACCGCCATCCTCCCGGTCGACGACCTTCCAGTGGCTGGCCAGGCCGGGGATGTACTCCAGAGTTTCGCTGTCGATGCGCAGCAGGGTCTCGAACTGCATCCGGCGAAAGAGCGAATTGTTGACGTTGTGGGTGTCCTTGCCCTCGGTGCGGATGGTGGCGGGATAATCGCTGATGTAGACGCGGATCTGCCCACCGGGCACCGCCTCGGGGCTGCCGTCGCTGTGGTAGTCCGTTCGGGTCTGCCAGCCCTCGGCCCCGGCGATCTCCTCGAAACCCGCGCCGCCCATGCTGGCAGTGGTGCCTTCCAGAGGCCCCGGCGGCGTGCTGACCACGTCAAAACCGGCTTCGCGCCAGACATCGGCTGCGGGAATTCCCTCACTGACGGACATCACGGGTCCGGTATCGTACCGGGTCTGCTCATCTCCTCCACCGCAGCCGCCCAACAGCAACAAAAGCATCGGGACAAGCGGGACCAGCCTTGCGAGGGTCATGCGGGAACTCCTGAGTCGTGTGGTGGCGCCGACCGCGCCCCCCGGAAGGTGGGAAGGGCAGAACAGACTTTGGCGATCCCAAGGATAGCAAGCCCCAGCGAGTTGGCAAAGCCGGGAGTTGCCAGCCGGTATGCGCGCGGGTCCAGCCGCTCGAAAGCACCCACGATCCGGAGTATGGGTCGGAAATCCTTTCACGACAATTTCACCCGGCACACATCGAAGGCTTGCGCGGCGCAGGCACCTTCGGCCATGAAAAACACCGGACCCACACACCTGCCGCACATCGCGTTCGTCACCGAGACCTGGCCACCCGAAGTCAATGGAGTGGCCCTGAGCTGCTGGAATCTGCTGGGAAAGCTGGACGAACTGGGGCTCAGGGTGCAGCTGGTACGACCCCGACAACCGGCGGACCACCCGGAATCCGGTCTGGACGTGCCGCGCCCCTCCCGCGCGGATCCCCTGCTGGTCGGCGGCTTGGGTCTGCCGTTCTACCCGGGTCTGCGTGTGGGGCTGCCGGTACTGTCGCGCCTGCTGAGCAGCTGGAAACACGAGCGACCCGATCTGGTGCATGTGGCCACCGAGGGTCCCCTGGGCCTGGCGGCCCTGCTGGCCGCCCGCCGCCTGCGCCTGCCCGTGGTGAGCGACTACCACACCCACTTCGATCTGTATGGAAAGGCTTTCGGCGTGCCGCTGGCAGGGCGACTGATGGCGCATTGGCTGAAGGCTTTTCATGAGCGCTGCGATCTGACCCTGGTGCCCTCCCGCCAGCTTCGCCAGGACCTGCTGGGGCGAAGCTGGTCGCGCGTCGAGGTGCTGGGCCGGGGCCTGGACCACGCACAGTTCAACCCCGCCCGTCGTCGTCACTGGCTGCGCGAGATCTGGGGGGCGGCACCCGACGACCCGGTGGTGCTGCTGGTGAGCCGACTGTCCGCCGAGAAGAATCTGACCCAGGCTCTGGATGCCTTCAGACTCATGCACAAGGCCAATCCCACCTGCAGATTGGTGGTGGTCGGCGATGGCCCCTTGAGTCACCAGCTGCTGCGCATGGTTCCAACCGCCCACTTCTGCGGCCTTCGACGCGGCACCGAACTGGCCAACCATTACGCCTCCGCCGACATCTTTCTCTTTCCCAGTCTCAGCGAGACCTGGGGCAATGTGGTTCCCGAAGCCCTCGCCTCGGGCCTGGCCGTGCTCGCCTACGCTCAGGGCGCCGCCGCGGAACTTGTGCGCCACGACACCAACGGCCTGCTGGCCGATCCCGCCAGACCCGCGAGCTTCCACGAACTGGCCGTCGGTCTGGCCATGGATCCCGCACGGCTGCGCCGCCTGCGTGACGCGGCCCCGCAAGCGACCCACCATCTGGACTGGGGGCGCATCGCCCGTCAGCAGTGCCAGATCTACCAACAGGTCCTGCAGGAAGGAAACTCCAATGGCACACAAGGGTCTGCCCGGGTTGTGGCGCGATCTCGAGGTGCTGGAAGTGCCCTGGTGCATCCGGCTGTGTCGCTGGGGCAGGCTCAGGGGAATCCGGATCCTGCTTGAGCGGGTCAGTCGGCTGGGCAACGGAAGCATCTGGTTTCTGGCAGGAGCAAGCCTGTGGCTGAGCGCCGGCCCGGACTCGTTGGTCGTGCTGGCTCGAATGGCCCTGGCCGGCGCCATCTGCTGGGGTGTGTACCGACAGCTCAAGCGTTTCACCGTACGCCGGCGCCCCCTGGACCTGGATCAGCGGCTGGGCGGCCGAATTCCTCCCCTGGACCAGTACAGCTTTCCTTCGGGGCACACGATGCACACGGTGTGCCAGACTCTCATCCTCTGTGATTCGTGGCCACAGGCGGCCTGGATTCTGGGTCCATTCACCCTGTTGACCATGGTCGCGCGCGTGGCGCTGGGACTGCACTTTCCCAGCGATGTGTTCG is a window encoding:
- a CDS encoding glycosyltransferase family 1 protein; the protein is MKNTGPTHLPHIAFVTETWPPEVNGVALSCWNLLGKLDELGLRVQLVRPRQPADHPESGLDVPRPSRADPLLVGGLGLPFYPGLRVGLPVLSRLLSSWKHERPDLVHVATEGPLGLAALLAARRLRLPVVSDYHTHFDLYGKAFGVPLAGRLMAHWLKAFHERCDLTLVPSRQLRQDLLGRSWSRVEVLGRGLDHAQFNPARRRHWLREIWGAAPDDPVVLLVSRLSAEKNLTQALDAFRLMHKANPTCRLVVVGDGPLSHQLLRMVPTAHFCGLRRGTELANHYASADIFLFPSLSETWGNVVPEALASGLAVLAYAQGAAAELVRHDTNGLLADPARPASFHELAVGLAMDPARLRRLRDAAPQATHHLDWGRIARQQCQIYQQVLQEGNSNGTQGSARVVARSRGAGSALVHPAVSLGQAQGNPDPA
- a CDS encoding phosphatase PAP2 family protein — encoded protein: MAHKGLPGLWRDLEVLEVPWCIRLCRWGRLRGIRILLERVSRLGNGSIWFLAGASLWLSAGPDSLVVLARMALAGAICWGVYRQLKRFTVRRRPLDLDQRLGGRIPPLDQYSFPSGHTMHTVCQTLILCDSWPQAAWILGPFTLLTMVARVALGLHFPSDVFAGALLGALVASCVIP